The proteins below are encoded in one region of Oreochromis niloticus isolate F11D_XX linkage group LG6, O_niloticus_UMD_NMBU, whole genome shotgun sequence:
- the LOC102077980 gene encoding intercellular adhesion molecule 1 isoform X2, with translation MTPAEHHVLLLHIFGCFFVAFSVSLPCVRLRFRQCITYQVIYYPSCTEFPVFTPSALVVKYGDPANVTCVVCQKDCSGDASGLEHAMGKVTQNGTTMFWTVDRLTEWDIFVMCYYNTDAGDHCSSTVNITIYQPPESVSISFVNHTGMMFENQLYTLQCSVQNVAPVQSLTVTFYRGNTALGHLQSNSEQKKPVNETFTLNITPSREDDGAQYWCETKLELGPAGPQRPPVVTSEKLPAIVHWWFTDSSCTEFPVFTPSALIVKYGDPANATCDACQKDCSGDGFGLEHAVGKVTGHGTTMFWTVDRLTKWDTYLICYYNTDAGDQCSSTVNITIYQPPESVSISFVNHTGMMFENQQYTLQCSVQNVAPVQNVTVTFYRGNTALGHLQSRSEKKKPVNESFTLNITPSREDDGAQYWCEAKLELGPAGPQRPPVVTSEKLPAIVHYGPELNEPPNPDVITIKEGDTLHLNCSSVGNPSPSYTWTLPTNSPSYSGSVLTIKSVGFEHEGQYICTVSNTVGTVTKEFNIDVQASPLIRIIVGVSAAVLFVFILCVLCFRSYKQNRK, from the exons atccGAGCTGCACAGAGTTTCCTGTGTTCACTCCATCTGCACTGGTAGTGAAGTACGGTGACCCAGCCAATGTTACATGTGTTGTATGTCAGAAGGACTGCAGTGGAGATGCTTCAGGTTTGGAGCACGCTATGGGAAAAGTTACACAAAATGGAACCACGATGTTCTGGACGGttgacagactgactgaatgGGACATATTTGTCATGTGTTATTATAACACTGATGCTGGTGATCACTGTTCTAGCACTGTGAATATAACCATCTATC AGCCTCCAGAAAGTGTCTCCATCAGCTTTGTAAACCACACTGGGATGATGTTTGAGAATCAGCTGTACACCCTGCAGTGTAGCGTACAGAACGTAGCTCCTGTTCAAAGCCTCACTGTGACCttctacagaggaaacacagcactggGTCACCTACAGTCCAACAGTGAACAGAAGAAACCAGTGAATGAGACCTTCACTCTGAACATCACTCCCAGTAGAGAAGATGATGGAGCCCAGTACTGGTGTGAAACCAAGCTGGAGCTGGGACCAGCTGGACCACAGCGCCCTCCAGTGGTGACATCAGAAAAACTCCCTGCTATAGTTCACT GGTGGTTTACAGATTCTAGCTGCACAGAGTTTCCTGTGTTCACTCCATCTGCACTGATAGTGAAGTACGGTGACCCAGCCAATGCTACATGTGATGCATGTCAGAAGGACTGCAGTGGAGATGGTTTTGGTTTGGAGCACGCTGTGGGAAAAGTTACAGGACATGGAACCACGATGTTCTGGACGGTTGACAGACTGACTAAATGGGACACATATCTCATCTGTTATTATAACACTGATGCTGGTGATCAGTGTTCTAGCACTGTGAATATAACCATCTATC AGCCTCCAGAAAGTGTCTCCATCAGCTTTGTAAACCACACTGGGATGATGTTTGAGAATCAGCAGTACACCCTGCAGTGTAGCGTACAGAACGTAGCTCCTGTTCAAAACGTCACTGTGACCttctacagaggaaacacagcactggGTCACCTACAGTCCAGGAGTGAAAAGAAGAAACCAGTGAATGAATCCTTCACTCTGAACATTACTCCCAGTAGAGAAGATGATGGAGCCCAGTACTGGTGTGAAGCCAAGCTGGAGCTGGGACCAGCTGGACCACAGCGCCCTCCAGTGGTGACATCAGAAAAACTCCCTGCTATAGTTCACT ATGGACCTGAGCTAAATGAGCCACCAAATCCAGATGTGATCACAATCAAAGAAGGAGACACTCTACACCTGAACTGCTCCTCTGTGGGAAACCCCAGCCCCTCATACACCTGGACACTTCCAACAAATAGTCCTTCCTACAGTGGCAGCGTTCTCACTATTAAATCTGTCGGCTTTGAGCATGAAGGACAGTATATCtgcactgtgagcaacacagtAGGGACTGTCACCAAGGAGTTTAACATTGATGTACAAG CTTCCCCCTTGATACGGATAATAGTTGGGGTATCTGCAGCTGTTCTGTTTGTCTTCATACTTTGTGTCCTATGTTTTCGTTCCTATAAACAAAACCGAAAGTGA